A single genomic interval of Flavobacterium sp. N2820 harbors:
- a CDS encoding aldo/keto reductase, with translation MSVKLSPIIAGVMNWGVWDKNLNTNEMNHLINLFFENGITSFDHADIYGGYTTEAAFGKAWSTSKIDRKKVQLITKCGIEHISENRPQNIVKHYNYSKDYIIWSAENSLKNLQTDYLDVFLLHRPSPLLQADEVAEAVEKLKSEGKILSFGVSNFTPFQTELLRQKTAVSFNQIQFSATNHEAMLDGSLDYMQLHKITPMAWNPLGVVFRENTEQTQRLKLLFSKLVDKYHVGSDLILLAWILQHPANILPVAGTINVSRIQQLMKAKALVLDTQDWFAIWTESMGNKVP, from the coding sequence ATGTCAGTAAAATTATCACCTATAATTGCCGGAGTTATGAATTGGGGTGTTTGGGATAAAAACCTTAACACAAACGAAATGAATCACTTAATTAACCTTTTTTTTGAAAACGGAATTACGTCATTTGACCATGCGGATATCTATGGTGGTTATACAACCGAAGCTGCTTTTGGAAAAGCGTGGTCAACTTCAAAAATTGATCGAAAAAAAGTGCAATTAATTACTAAATGCGGAATTGAACATATTTCTGAAAATCGTCCGCAAAACATAGTAAAACATTACAATTATTCTAAAGACTATATCATTTGGTCGGCTGAAAATTCGCTAAAAAATCTTCAAACTGATTATTTAGATGTGTTTTTATTACACAGACCAAGTCCGTTACTACAAGCTGATGAAGTTGCTGAAGCGGTTGAAAAACTAAAATCCGAAGGAAAAATATTGTCTTTTGGCGTTTCAAATTTCACCCCTTTTCAAACTGAATTATTACGTCAAAAAACAGCAGTTTCTTTTAATCAAATTCAATTTTCTGCAACCAATCATGAAGCCATGTTGGATGGAAGTTTAGATTACATGCAACTGCACAAAATAACGCCTATGGCTTGGAATCCTTTAGGAGTAGTTTTTAGAGAAAATACAGAGCAAACCCAACGCTTAAAATTACTTTTTTCTAAGTTAGTAGATAAATATCATGTGGGTTCAGACTTGATTTTACTTGCTTGGATTTTACAACATCCTGCAAACATTTTACCTGTAGCCGGAACTATAAATGTGAGTCGCATTCAACAATTAATGAAAGCAAAGGCACTAGTTTTAGACACGCAAGATTGGTTTGCGATTTGGACTGAAAGTATGGGAAATAAAGTGCCTTAA
- a CDS encoding ATP-binding protein — protein MINKRLLIKNLLAHNDENSFYDKKRQLNLHTKEGKAKFLKHICALSNSNPSNNSYIVVGVEDATNEIVGDDFFDDSRIQNLVNAFLENPPKIQYENVPFPSLPKDKVVGLVTIKPKSKTSYFKKGIHTIVANSTFVRRGSNTSPTTEKIPYSKQNIETVISLENNSRNSISYTLESVLDFINNRHKDLESNYKVFKELFVVCWAGNKKKVRDKMYYSRVDIELVNEQVKLFYSALDEVSIAYDDDSFSITEYVSLGLNDKTSFYPLEKVSIHFFDNGYYKIDTQLLFEPPQYNKKMLHHIYNANNAILVKLQKGVVLQPSEKRDLINVPHTLMICYLNGFEEAKQKLIDAKPYLKAFDDSLVYVSFKEVMRILRKMKYD, from the coding sequence ATGATCAACAAGCGCCTTCTTATCAAGAATTTATTAGCTCACAATGATGAGAATAGTTTTTATGATAAAAAACGTCAGTTAAATTTACATACAAAAGAAGGAAAAGCAAAGTTTTTAAAACACATTTGTGCGCTTTCCAATTCAAATCCAAGCAACAATTCTTACATTGTAGTGGGTGTTGAAGATGCGACTAATGAAATTGTGGGTGATGACTTTTTTGATGATAGTCGCATTCAAAATTTGGTAAACGCTTTTTTAGAAAATCCACCAAAAATTCAATACGAGAATGTCCCTTTTCCAAGTTTACCAAAAGATAAAGTGGTAGGTTTGGTTACGATTAAACCCAAATCGAAAACTTCGTATTTCAAAAAAGGAATTCATACTATAGTTGCCAATAGTACATTTGTTAGGCGAGGCAGCAATACTTCTCCAACAACCGAAAAAATTCCGTATTCAAAACAGAATATTGAAACAGTTATTAGTTTAGAAAATAACTCCCGAAATAGTATTTCGTATACCTTAGAAAGTGTTTTAGATTTTATAAATAACAGGCACAAAGATTTAGAGTCAAATTATAAAGTTTTTAAAGAGCTTTTTGTGGTTTGCTGGGCAGGAAACAAGAAAAAAGTGCGCGATAAAATGTACTACTCGCGTGTGGATATTGAATTGGTAAACGAACAAGTTAAACTTTTTTATTCCGCTTTAGATGAAGTGAGTATTGCCTATGATGATGATTCTTTTTCAATTACAGAATATGTGAGTTTGGGATTAAATGATAAAACCAGTTTTTATCCGTTAGAAAAAGTCTCCATTCATTTTTTTGACAATGGGTATTACAAAATAGACACGCAATTATTGTTTGAACCACCACAATACAATAAAAAAATGTTGCATCACATTTACAATGCCAATAATGCTATTTTGGTTAAACTTCAAAAAGGCGTTGTTTTGCAACCCTCTGAAAAAAGAGATTTGATCAATGTACCGCACACCTTAATGATTTGTTACTTGAATGGTTTTGAAGAGGCCAAACAAAAGCTAATTGATGCCAAACCTTATTTAAAAGCGTTTGACGACTCTTTAGTGT